The following are encoded together in the Bacillus cereus group sp. RP43 genome:
- a CDS encoding YkvS family protein, whose translation MKANVGDTILFQRNNLKITGSVLKLYTESVLVEITNVNGGTFEFDRTIVNHKNYKILNTNK comes from the coding sequence ATGAAAGCAAACGTAGGGGATACTATACTTTTTCAAAGAAATAACCTGAAAATCACTGGCTCTGTATTAAAACTGTACACTGAATCTGTCTTAGTTGAAATTACCAATGTAAATGGTGGTACTTTTGAATTTGATCGAACTATTGTGAATCATAAAAACTATAAAATCTTAAATACAAACAAATAA
- the dhbA gene encoding 2,3-dihydro-2,3-dihydroxybenzoate dehydrogenase, translating to MNLGEFDGKTVLVTGAAQGIGSVVAKMFLERGATVIAVDQNAEGLNMFLNHYASNESRIKTFHLDVSDSAAVEEVVERIENDIAPIDILVNVAGVLRMGAIHSLSDEEWNKTFSVNTTGVFYMSRAVSKHMMLRKSGAIVTVGSNAANTPRMEMAAYAASKAATTMFMKCLGLELAAYNIRCNLVSPGSTETEMQRLLWADENGAKNIIAGSQNTFRLGIPLQKIAQPSEIAEAVLFLASDKASHITMHNLCVDGGATLGA from the coding sequence ATGAATTTAGGGGAATTTGATGGAAAAACCGTTTTAGTGACAGGTGCAGCTCAAGGTATAGGTAGTGTTGTCGCAAAAATGTTTTTAGAAAGAGGAGCTACAGTTATTGCGGTTGATCAAAATGCAGAAGGGCTTAATATGTTTTTAAATCATTATGCATCAAATGAAAGCCGTATTAAGACGTTTCATTTAGATGTGAGTGATAGTGCCGCTGTTGAAGAGGTAGTAGAACGAATTGAAAATGATATAGCGCCAATAGATATATTAGTAAATGTTGCAGGGGTTCTACGTATGGGAGCGATTCACTCTTTAAGTGACGAAGAGTGGAATAAAACATTCTCTGTAAATACTACAGGAGTTTTCTATATGTCCCGAGCAGTAAGTAAACATATGATGTTAAGGAAGTCAGGGGCAATTGTTACAGTAGGTTCAAATGCGGCAAATACTCCGAGAATGGAGATGGCTGCGTATGCTGCATCAAAAGCTGCAACGACGATGTTCATGAAGTGCTTAGGATTAGAACTCGCAGCATACAATATTCGTTGTAACTTAGTCTCTCCAGGTTCTACTGAAACTGAAATGCAAAGATTATTATGGGCTGATGAGAATGGAGCTAAAAATATAATTGCTGGTTCTCAAAATACATTTAGACTCGGAATTCCTTTACAAAAAATTGCACAGCCTTCAGAAATTGCTGAAGCAGTATTGTTTTTAGCTTCAGATAAAGCAAGTCATATTACAATGCACAATTTATGTGTAGATGGCGGAGCTACATTAGGAGCTTAA
- the dhbC gene encoding isochorismate synthase DhbC yields the protein MNELTAVKELSETLLEDYKTESSFFFASPNRTILAEGEFTIVKHSEIESFPELVKAVLSNAKQDGNPNPIVVGALPFDRRKEVQLIVPEYCRITERLQLEKTNEIKQNEKLAFEMTPVPEPEVYMNGVKQGIAKIQDGDLKKIVLSRSLDVKSSEVIDKQKLLRELAEHNKHGYTFAVNLPKDENENNKTLIGASPELLVSRSGMQVVSNPLAGSRPRSDDPAEDKRRAEELLSSPKDLHEHAVVVEAVAAALLPYCHTLHVPEKPAVIHSEAMWHLSTEVKGELKDPNTSALELAIALHPTPAVCGTPMEEAREAIQKIEPFDREFFTGMLGWSDLNGDGEWIVTIRCAEVQENTLRLYAGAGVVAESNPEDELAETSAKFQTMLKALGLSDSSVNEK from the coding sequence ATGAATGAACTTACGGCGGTAAAGGAACTGTCAGAAACACTTTTAGAAGATTATAAGACTGAATCTTCATTCTTTTTCGCTTCACCAAATCGAACGATATTGGCAGAAGGAGAGTTTACTATAGTAAAACATAGTGAAATCGAAAGCTTTCCAGAGCTTGTAAAGGCGGTATTAAGTAATGCCAAACAGGATGGAAATCCAAATCCTATCGTTGTAGGAGCTTTGCCATTTGATCGTAGAAAAGAAGTTCAACTTATTGTACCAGAATATTGCAGAATTACTGAGCGTTTACAGTTGGAGAAAACAAATGAGATAAAACAAAATGAGAAACTGGCATTTGAAATGACACCAGTTCCAGAGCCTGAAGTTTACATGAATGGTGTGAAGCAAGGAATAGCAAAAATTCAGGACGGAGATTTAAAGAAAATCGTTCTATCTAGATCGTTGGATGTTAAGTCTTCAGAGGTAATTGATAAACAAAAGCTTCTTCGTGAATTAGCAGAACATAATAAGCACGGTTATACATTTGCTGTGAATTTACCGAAAGATGAAAACGAGAACAATAAGACATTAATTGGAGCAAGCCCTGAATTGCTTGTTTCACGTAGTGGTATGCAAGTCGTTTCTAATCCATTAGCTGGTTCAAGACCAAGAAGTGACGATCCAGCAGAAGATAAACGAAGAGCAGAAGAATTACTTTCTTCTCCAAAAGATTTACATGAACATGCGGTAGTAGTTGAAGCGGTTGCCGCAGCACTTCTTCCGTATTGTCATACATTACATGTTCCAGAAAAACCGGCTGTTATTCATAGTGAAGCGATGTGGCACTTATCTACAGAGGTAAAAGGTGAACTTAAGGATCCAAATACTTCTGCTTTAGAATTAGCAATTGCTCTTCATCCAACACCAGCAGTTTGCGGAACTCCAATGGAAGAAGCAAGAGAAGCTATTCAAAAAATTGAGCCATTTGACCGTGAATTCTTTACAGGAATGTTAGGGTGGAGCGATTTAAATGGAGATGGTGAATGGATTGTTACAATTCGCTGTGCTGAAGTGCAAGAAAATACACTTCGCTTATATGCAGGCGCTGGAGTTGTTGCTGAGTCAAACCCAGAAGATGAGTTAGCAGAAACATCAGCTAAATTCCAAACAATGTTGAAAGCTTTAGGGTTAAGCGATAGTTCAGTGAATGAAAAATAG
- a CDS encoding tetratricopeptide repeat protein, with amino-acid sequence MKSQIIRLLNDWYQEMLVQHVIKAGELKKEIDSKIYNMEEDQEILIYYSLLSFRYKMLIGEFDSKKTNINSISERTDTFLQYYYYFFEFIYAMELGNYYNAKKHYKVAESLLASIPDEAEKAEFNYRVSLFHCCISQPTLAISYALKAQDFFGKSLGYEVKTAACKNTLGVCCIALGQYELAEEYLVSAMNTFTNLKEEQLIIKVRCNLCLLYAEQKFSELAIRHLIYSFEEIEKDYKTIFLLASEYSKLKKFKEASRYIEKGLKICNREYEYHFNILKALNEEMPIEELEVIIEEAIQYFKAQNLWIEVKKYAERLAIQYFDVANEKKAIQYFYLSYEARKIIQ; translated from the coding sequence ATGAAAAGCCAAATTATAAGATTATTAAATGATTGGTATCAAGAGATGCTAGTGCAACATGTAATTAAAGCTGGGGAGTTAAAAAAAGAAATAGATAGTAAAATTTATAATATGGAAGAAGATCAAGAAATCTTAATTTATTATTCTTTGCTTAGTTTTCGATACAAAATGTTGATTGGAGAATTTGATAGTAAGAAAACTAATATAAATTCGATTTCAGAAAGAACGGATACGTTTTTACAGTATTATTATTATTTTTTTGAATTTATTTACGCAATGGAGCTAGGGAATTATTATAACGCAAAAAAGCATTATAAAGTCGCTGAGAGTTTGCTGGCTTCAATACCAGATGAAGCGGAGAAAGCGGAATTTAATTATCGAGTATCGTTATTTCATTGTTGTATATCACAACCGACTTTAGCGATTTCTTATGCTTTGAAAGCACAAGATTTTTTTGGTAAGAGTTTAGGGTATGAAGTTAAAACTGCGGCTTGTAAAAATACTTTAGGGGTGTGTTGTATAGCACTAGGACAATATGAGCTTGCAGAAGAATATTTAGTGTCGGCGATGAATACATTTACAAATCTAAAAGAAGAACAACTAATAATAAAAGTTAGATGCAATTTATGTTTATTATATGCAGAGCAAAAATTTTCAGAATTAGCTATCCGACATTTAATTTATTCTTTTGAAGAAATTGAGAAAGATTATAAAACAATATTTTTATTAGCGAGTGAATATTCAAAACTAAAAAAATTCAAAGAAGCGAGTCGGTATATTGAAAAGGGATTAAAAATATGTAACAGAGAATATGAGTATCATTTCAATATTTTAAAAGCATTAAATGAAGAAATGCCGATTGAAGAGTTAGAAGTGATTATCGAAGAAGCAATTCAATATTTCAAAGCACAAAATTTATGGATAGAAGTAAAAAAATATGCGGAGCGGTTAGCGATTCAATATTTTGATGTTGCAAATGAAAAGAAAGCTATCCAGTATTTTTATTTAAGTTATGAAGCTAGAAAAATTATTCAATAA
- a CDS encoding (2,3-dihydroxybenzoyl)adenylate synthase: protein MLAGYTEWPKEFANRYREEGCWIGETFGGMLRERAEKYGDEIAVVSGNTQITYSELDKKVDRLAAGLLNLGIKQEDRVVIQLPNIIEFFEICFALFRIGALPVFALPSHRSSEISYFCEFGEASAYVISDKALGFDYRKLAREVKEKVPTLQHVIVVGEEEEFVNISNLYMDPVPLPEVQPSDVAFLQLSGGTTGLSKLIPRTHDDYIYSLRVSAEICNLNAESVYMAVLPVAHNYPMSSPGTFGTFYAGGKVVLATGGSPDEAFALIEKEKVTITALVPPLAMIWLDAVSSRNDDLSSLQVIQVGGAKFSAEVAKRIRPTFGCKLQQVFGMAEGLVNYTRLNDPEEIIIHTQGRPMSTFDEVRVVDENDNDVKPGEVGSLLTRGPYTIRGYYKATEHNVRSFTEDGFYRTGDLVKVNEQGYIIVEGRDKDQINRGGEKVAAEEVENHLLAHDAVHDVAIVSMPDDYLGERTCAFVIARGQTPTVSELKMFLRERGIAAYKIPDRIEFIESFPQTGVGKVSKKELRKVIAEKLITVKR, encoded by the coding sequence ATGTTAGCAGGTTATACGGAATGGCCCAAAGAATTTGCAAATCGTTATCGAGAAGAAGGATGCTGGATCGGTGAAACATTTGGCGGAATGTTAAGAGAGCGTGCTGAAAAATATGGAGATGAAATTGCGGTTGTAAGTGGTAATACGCAAATAACGTATAGTGAACTTGATAAAAAGGTAGATCGCTTAGCTGCAGGTTTACTGAATTTAGGAATAAAGCAAGAGGACCGAGTTGTAATTCAGTTACCTAACATTATAGAGTTTTTCGAAATATGTTTTGCGCTATTTCGAATTGGAGCTCTTCCTGTTTTTGCGCTACCTTCTCATCGCAGTAGTGAAATTAGTTATTTTTGCGAGTTTGGTGAGGCGAGCGCTTACGTTATTTCAGATAAGGCTCTCGGCTTTGATTACCGAAAACTAGCAAGAGAAGTAAAAGAGAAAGTTCCAACTTTACAACATGTAATCGTAGTGGGGGAAGAAGAAGAATTTGTGAACATAAGTAATCTGTATATGGATCCTGTTCCATTACCAGAAGTTCAGCCAAGTGATGTTGCGTTTCTCCAATTATCAGGAGGGACAACAGGACTTTCTAAATTAATTCCTAGAACACATGATGACTATATTTATAGTTTACGTGTTAGCGCTGAAATTTGTAATTTGAATGCAGAAAGCGTCTATATGGCAGTTCTTCCAGTAGCACACAATTACCCGATGAGTTCTCCAGGAACTTTTGGAACGTTCTACGCGGGTGGAAAAGTAGTGTTGGCAACTGGAGGTAGTCCAGATGAAGCATTTGCTCTTATAGAAAAAGAAAAAGTTACGATTACAGCTCTCGTTCCACCATTAGCGATGATTTGGCTTGATGCTGTATCTTCCCGTAATGACGATTTATCGAGCTTGCAAGTTATTCAAGTAGGTGGTGCGAAATTTAGTGCCGAAGTTGCGAAGCGTATTCGTCCTACATTTGGATGCAAGTTACAGCAAGTGTTCGGTATGGCAGAAGGGTTAGTAAATTATACAAGATTAAATGATCCTGAAGAAATCATTATTCATACACAAGGTAGACCGATGTCTACATTCGATGAAGTAAGAGTTGTTGATGAAAATGATAATGATGTTAAGCCTGGTGAAGTAGGCAGTTTATTAACGCGAGGGCCATATACAATTCGTGGCTATTATAAAGCAACAGAACATAATGTAAGATCATTTACAGAAGATGGTTTTTATCGCACAGGTGATCTTGTGAAAGTGAATGAACAAGGTTACATCATTGTAGAAGGAAGAGATAAAGATCAAATTAACCGTGGTGGTGAGAAAGTTGCTGCGGAAGAAGTTGAAAATCATCTTTTAGCACACGATGCAGTACATGATGTAGCAATTGTATCTATGCCTGACGATTATTTAGGAGAACGTACTTGCGCTTTTGTCATAGCTCGCGGACAAACTCCAACTGTAAGTGAATTAAAAATGTTTTTAAGAGAACGTGGTATAGCGGCGTATAAGATTCCAGATCGAATCGAATTTATTGAATCATTCCCGCAAACAGGTGTTGGAAAAGTAAGCAAAAAAGAATTACGTAAAGTTATTGCTGAAAAACTTATTACAGTAAAACGATAA
- a CDS encoding metalloregulator ArsR/SmtB family transcription factor, with the protein MTTYTSEIKKTLVTEEDVDILKIMAHPIRLQIVNELSVRKTCNVTQLTEILNIPQSTVSQHLSKMKGKVLKAERRGLEIYYYINNLKASKIVNVLGYIN; encoded by the coding sequence ATGACAACATATACGAGCGAGATAAAAAAAACTTTAGTTACTGAAGAAGATGTAGATATTTTAAAAATTATGGCGCATCCAATACGTTTACAAATTGTAAATGAATTAAGTGTCCGTAAAACTTGTAATGTAACGCAATTAACAGAAATATTAAATATTCCGCAATCGACTGTTTCACAGCATTTATCAAAAATGAAAGGTAAAGTGCTAAAAGCAGAGAGAAGAGGATTAGAAATTTATTATTACATTAATAATTTAAAAGCAAGTAAGATTGTTAATGTATTAGGATATATAAACTAA
- a CDS encoding OFA family MFS transporter, translating to MKKSSVNPWLVVLGTVIVQMGLGTIYTWSLFNQPLVSKYGWSLNAVAITFSITSLSLAFSTLFASKLQEKWGLRKLIMAAGLALGIGLILSSQASSLLMLYVLAGVVVGYADGTAYITSLSNLIKWFPERKGLIAGISVSAYGTGSLIFKYINAMLIDSVGVSQAFIYWGLIVTAMIVIGACLIHQAADQGAVQATKTKEYTTKEMLGTKEVYLLFIMLFTSCMSGLYLIGMVKDIGVQLVGLSAATAANAVAMVAIFNTLGRIILGPLSDKIGRLKIVTGTFVAMATSVLVLSFVDLNYGIYFVCVASVAFCFGGNITIFPAIVGDFFGMKNHSKNYGIVYQGFGFGALAGSFIGAILGGFKPTFMVIGVLCVVSFIIAIVIQAPNQKKEKEEEYRSVA from the coding sequence ATGAAAAAATCATCGGTTAATCCATGGCTTGTTGTTCTTGGCACAGTCATAGTACAAATGGGGCTTGGAACGATATATACATGGAGTTTATTCAATCAGCCTTTAGTGAGTAAATACGGTTGGAGTCTAAACGCTGTTGCTATAACATTCTCCATTACTAGCCTGTCTTTAGCATTTTCAACTTTGTTTGCGAGTAAATTACAAGAAAAATGGGGACTTCGTAAACTCATTATGGCAGCTGGATTAGCATTAGGAATCGGATTAATACTTAGTTCACAAGCTTCCTCATTATTAATGCTTTATGTACTAGCGGGAGTTGTTGTAGGTTACGCAGATGGTACAGCATATATCACTTCACTATCGAATTTAATAAAGTGGTTTCCAGAGCGTAAAGGTTTAATCGCCGGTATATCTGTCTCTGCATATGGTACAGGTAGCCTAATATTTAAATACATAAACGCAATGTTGATTGATTCAGTTGGTGTATCGCAAGCGTTTATATACTGGGGTTTAATTGTTACAGCTATGATAGTAATTGGTGCTTGTTTGATCCATCAAGCTGCTGATCAAGGTGCAGTTCAGGCAACAAAAACTAAGGAATATACAACTAAAGAAATGCTAGGCACAAAAGAAGTATACTTGTTATTTATTATGTTATTTACATCATGTATGAGTGGCTTATACTTAATTGGCATGGTAAAAGACATCGGTGTTCAACTTGTAGGGCTTAGTGCAGCAACAGCAGCTAATGCGGTGGCTATGGTTGCAATCTTCAATACATTAGGTCGTATTATTCTGGGACCGTTATCAGATAAAATCGGCCGTTTAAAAATCGTTACTGGTACTTTTGTTGCTATGGCGACTTCAGTCTTGGTTCTAAGTTTCGTAGATTTAAATTATGGTATCTACTTCGTCTGTGTAGCAAGTGTAGCGTTTTGTTTTGGTGGAAATATCACTATTTTCCCAGCTATTGTTGGTGATTTCTTCGGTATGAAAAACCATAGTAAAAACTACGGAATCGTATATCAAGGATTTGGATTTGGAGCGCTTGCAGGTTCCTTTATCGGGGCAATTCTAGGTGGATTCAAACCAACTTTTATGGTGATTGGTGTATTATGTGTCGTGTCATTTATTATCGCAATTGTCATTCAAGCACCTAATCAGAAAAAAGAAAAAGAAGAAGAGTATCGCAGTGTAGCGTGA